A region of Solanum dulcamara chromosome 7, daSolDulc1.2, whole genome shotgun sequence DNA encodes the following proteins:
- the LOC129895656 gene encoding WAT1-related protein At1g09380-like, whose protein sequence is MKKTGNDLLPFIAMVIVQLGYAGSNVVTKLVMDTGMDPFVQTAYRPIFATISIAPFAYFLERKTRPRLTLSVLFQIFLCSIVGITANQYTFCIGLKYTTPTIVCALDNLIPAFTFLLAVLFGLEKLGLRSMAGQAKLIGTIVCVGGAMLLSFYRGPVVIGQLGFHWKFAESSTDDKDINSTHTNFLLGPFILIISSVTYALWLIIQARVNDKYAAPYSSTLLMFFMASFQCMIISFCVVPKASEWALTPIRAISVVYNGTVCSSLALYLCSWCIERKGPLYVSMFNPLLLVIAAFLSWILLREKLYVGIVVGSILTVAGLYGFLWGQKKEMKQSKNGVEEEDMVEANKEDNKADLELQLVDNSDLDGIPINVQRELCGTNRNSHN, encoded by the exons ATGAAGAAAACGGGTAATGATTTGTTGCCATTCATTGCAATGGTGATTGTACAACTAGGCTATGCTGGGTCAAATGTTGTGACAAAACTAGTCATGGATACTGGTATGGACCCTTTCGTCCAGACAGCATACAGACCCATATTTGCCACCATTTCAATTGCGCCCTTTGCTTACTTCTTGGAAAG GAAAACAAGACCAAGGTTGACACTATCTGtactttttcaaattttcttgtgttCCATCGTTGG AATAACTGCAAACCAATATACATTTTGTATTGGGTTAAAATATACCACTCCGACTATTGTTTGCGCCCTCGATAATCTTATCCCAGCATTCACTTTTCTCCTAGCCGTCCTATTCGG GCTTGAAAAATTGGGACTGAGAAGTATGGCAGGACAAGCCAAGTTGATTGGAACTATAGTGTGTGTTGGAGGGGCTATGTTATTGTCATTTTATCGTGGACCTGTAGTGATTGGCCAATTGGGATTTCACTGGAAATTTGCTGAAAGCAGTACTGACGACAAGGATATTAATTCTACACATACCAATTTCCTTTTGGGACCCTTTATACTCATAATCAGCAGTGTTACCTATGCATTATGGTTAATCATACAA gCAAGAGTGAACGACAAGTATGCAGCTCCATACTCTAGCACCCTTTTGATGTTCTTCATGGCAAGTTTCCAGTGCATGATCATCAGCTTTTGTGTCGTACCAAAAGCTTCTGAATGGGCTTTAACTCCCATAAGAGCTATCTCTGTTGTTTATAAT GGAACTGTGTGCTCTTCACTGGCATTATACCTGTGCTCCTGGTGTATAGAAAGGAAAGGTCCTTTATATGTCTCGATGTTCAATCCTTTGTTGCTTGTCATTGCTGCATTTCTTAGTTGGATTCTGCTTCGCGAAAAATTATACGTTGGAAT AGTGGTGGGGTCAATCTTGACAGTTGCTGGACTCTATGGTTTTCTTTGGGGGCAGAAAAAAGAGATGAAGCAAAGTAAAAATGGCGTAGAGGAAGAGGACATGGTGGAGGCTAATAAAGAGGACAACAAGGCTGACTTGGAATTGCAATTAGTTGATAATTCAGACTTGGATGGTATTCCCATAAATGTCCAAAGAGAACTTTGTGGGACAAATAGGAATTCCCACAACTAG